A genomic window from Elaeis guineensis isolate ETL-2024a chromosome 3, EG11, whole genome shotgun sequence includes:
- the LOC140856683 gene encoding uncharacterized protein: MDLPQVKNMKALNPIALILLYSLCSLHSYSALATTTAATNPILPNIANDKLALLAFKSPLSDPLGALTSWRNESHNHCRWLGVTCGRRHPRRVTALDLDSLDLTGIISPDIANLTFLKRIHLPNNSLSGRIPQELGRLSRLEYLNLSMNSLEGEIPIDFGFLQKLGTLSLSNNNLTGWIPPQLGYSPLLAQVDLSSNRLTGGIPPFLAKNSFLNVLYLSNNDLAGVIPQLLGNNSSLLALDLSQNKLNGGIPPMLASGPIEYLSLSNNSLTGGIPSLLGTSTSLQYLDLSTNSLTGEIPSSMGISSSLAHLDLQSNKLSGGIPRSLGNSSSLTYIDLAINNLTGRLLPFLANPLSLFFLGLSMNQLSGGIPSSLGNLTSLQYLYLAGNNLVGGIPENLCNVPNLQELDLTINNLSGQIPPCLYNRSSLTYFGAATNRLFGTLPSDMGLTLPNLQSLVMQGNQFHGPIPISLCNASGLQMLDLSKNSFSGLVPSNLGSLQNLYNLNIGWNQLQAHDWSFFSSLTNCSFLERLILYQNKFEGQLPSSVGNLSTQLQWLLIGNNPVSGPIPAEIGNLVNLTVLFLDQSLLMGKIPETIGKLQNLNVMNLSATKLSGPIPYTIGNLTRLNELYMQDNELSGNIPPSFGNCTYLVVLNLSHNALIGSIPRELVSISSLAQYLDLSHNYLTGPMPMEVDKLVNLDLLDVSENRLSGGIPSALSACVHLEHLYMQGNFFEGSIPQELGSLKGIMDLDLSLNNLSGPIPEFFDSLGSLRYLNLSFNDLEGEVPRGGIFDNATEISVFGNRRLCGGDPNLQLPPCFVKTSKRILLEVIIPVAGAAVVLVLCLLAILCRPRKIGEKSPSVSHMGDKYKKLSYADIHKATDGFSSDNLVGTGSFGSVYKGKMDPEENVIIVKVFNLHQIGGLKSFNAECKALRNMRHRNLVKIITSCSTVDSTGNDFKALVFEYMPNGSLEEWLHPKAHEHHQIRKLNLTQRLNILIDVASALNYLHHDSAVPLVHCDLKPSNILLDDDMTAHVGDFGLARFLSTSSSTTCKNSTSWMGIKGSIGYVAPEYAMGSKISMQGDVYSYGILLLEMLTRKKPTDDMFKDGLNLHRFVSMAFPERIMEILDHQILQDEYEEANNNSRNETAAKMRMRRCITSIFGIGLSCSKESPKERMDMQDVANKLNTIKDRLSVVEIFEEG, encoded by the exons ATGGATCTTCCCCAAGTAAAGAACATGAAAGCACTCAACCCAATAGCTCTCATCCTTCTCTATAGCTTATGCTCCTTGCACTCCTACTCCGCATTAGCTACTACTACAGCGGCTACTAATCCCATCCTCCCAAACATTGCTAACGACAAACTAGCTCTTCTTGCCTTCAAGTCACCGCTGTCTGATCCTCTTGGAGCCTTGACCTCCTGGAGAAATGAATCCCACAATCACTGTAGGTGGTTGGGCGTCACCTGTGGTCGACGACACCCACGTAGGGTCACAGCTTTGGACCTTGATTCCCTTGACCTCACGGGCATCATATCACCCGACATAGCCAACCTCACCTTTCTTAAGAGAATCCATCTACCAAACAACTCACTCAGTGGACGCATCCCACAAGAGCTAGGCCGTCTCTCCCGACTTGAGTACCTCAATCTTAGTATGAACTCTCTTGAAGGCGAAATCCCCATCGACTTTGGCTTCCTTCAAAAGCTTGGCACCCTCAGTCTTAGCAATAACAATCTCACAGGATGGATTCCTCCTCAACTAGGATATAGCCCATTGCTTGCCCAGGTTGATCTTTCAAGCAATCGTCTCACAGGAGGCATTCCACCATTCCTGGCCAAAAACTCATTCCTCAATGTTCTTTATCTGTCAAATAACGACCTTGCTGGGGTAATCCCACAATTGCTTGGAAATAACTCTTCCTTGCTTGCTCTTGACCTTTCACAAAATAAGCTCAACGGCGGAATTCCACCCATGCTAGCTAGCGGTCCAATTGAATATCTCAGCCTATCAAATAATAGTCTGACAGGAGGCATCCCTTCTTTACTAGGAACCAGCACATCCCTTCAATACCTTGACCTATCAACGAACAGTCTCACGGGAGAGATTCCATCTTCAATGGGGATCAGTTCGTCGCTTGCGCACTTGGATCTGCAGTCAAACAAGCTATCAGGTGGCATCCCTCGATCATTAGGTAACAGCTCGTCCCTCACCTATATCGATCTAGCAATAAACAATTTGACAGGGCGTTTGCTACCTTTCTTAGCCAATCCTTTGAGCCTTTTTTTCCTGGGGCTGTCTATGAACCAACTTTCAGGAGGCATCCCTTCTTCATTGGGGAACCTCACCTCTCTCCAGTATCTTTATCTTGCGGGGAATAACTTGGTGGGAGGCATTCCAGAAAACCTATGCAACGTCCCCAACTTACAAGAGCTGGATTTGACCATCAACAACTTATCTGGCCAAATCCCACCTTGTCTTTACAATCGCTCCTCGCTCACTTATTTTGGTGCGGCGACCAATAGACTTTTCGGGACACTTCCATCGGACATGGGCCTCACTCTCCCTAACCTCCAAAGCCTAGTCATGCAAGGGAACCAATTCCATGGACCGATTCCAATTTCATTATGCAATGCTTCTGGGCTTCAGATGCTTGATCTTTCCAAGAATTCATTCAGTGGATTAGTGCCTTCCAATTTAGGATCCCTCCAAAACCTGTACAATCTGAATATTGGCTGGAATCAGCTCCAAGCCCATGATTGGAGCTTCTTCTCTTCTCTGACTAATTGTAGCTTTTTGGAGAGATTAATCTTGTACCAGAACAAATTTGAGGGCCAACTGCCTAGTTCAGTGGGCAATCTCTCCACACAGCTTCAATGGCTATTGATTGGAAACAATCCAGTATCGGGACCCATTCCTGCAGAGATTGGGAATCTTGTCAACCTAACTGTGCTTTTCCTAGATCAAAGCCTTCTCATGGGAAAAATTCCTGAGACCATAGGAAAGCTTCAGAACTTAAATGTCATGAACTTATCAGCAACCAAATTGTCGGGACCGATCCCATATACCATTGGCAACCTCACACGATTGAACGAGCTTTATATGCAAGACAATGAATTGAGCGGAAATATCCCTCCAAGTTTCGGAAATTGCACATATTTGGTAGTATTAAACCTTTCCCATAATGCTCTCATCGGCAGCATACCAAGGGAGCTCGTCAGCATTTCCTCTCTTGCACAATATCTCGACCTATCACATAATTATCTCACTGGGCCCATGCCAATGGAAGTAGACAAGTTGGTTAACCTCGATCTTCTAGATGTCTCTGAGAACCGATTGTCCGGTGGCATCCCTTCCGCCTTAAGTGCTTGTGTGCACTTGGAACACCTATACATGCAAGGCAACTTCTTTGAAGGTAGCATCCCTCAAGAACTTGGATCTCTGAAAGGTATCATGGACTTGGATCTTTCTCTAAACAACTTGTCCGGGCCAATTCCAGAATTCTTTGACTCCTTGGGTTCTTTGCGCTATCTTAATCTTTCATTCAATGATCTTGAGGGTGAAGTCCCAAGGGGTGGTATTTTCGACAATGCCACTGAAATTTCTGTCTTCGGGAATAGAAGGCTCTGTGGGGGTGATCCAAATTTGCAACTGCCACCTTGCTTTGTCAAAACCTCAAAAAGAATATTACTAGAGGTTATAATACCAGTTGCAGGTGCTGCTGTAGTTCTAGTGCTGTGTTTGTTGGCTATTCTTTGTCGACCGAGGAAGATAGGTGAAAAATCTCCGTCTGTCTCCCATATGGGGGACAAGTACAAGAAATTATCTTATGCAGACATCCACAAAGCAACTGATGGTTTCTCTTCAGACAACTTGGTTGGCACCGGAAGTTTTGGTTCCGTGTACAAAGGGAAGATGGATCCTGAAGAGAATGTCATCATCGTGAAGGTATTCAACCTTCATCAAATTGGAGGACTGAAGAGTTTCAACGCCGAATGCAAAGCCTTAAGAAACATGCGCCACAGGAATCTTGTTAAGATCATTACTTCGTGCTCGACTGTTGATTCAACGGGCAATGACTTTAAAGCTCTAGTTTTTGAATACATGCCCAATGGGAGCCTGGAAGAGTGGTTGCATCCAAAAGCTCATGAACATCACCAGATAAGGAAGTTGAATCTTACTCAAAGGTTAAACATACTCATCGATGTGGCTTCTGCTTTAAACTATCTACATCATGACTCTGCAGTGCCACTTGTTCATTGTGATCTCAAGCCAAGCAACATTCTTCTTGACGATGATATGACCGCCCATGTGGGTGATTTTGGCTTAGCAAGGTTTCTCTCAACTTCCAGCTCTACAACATGTAAGAATTCTACAAGTTGGATGGGGATAAAAGGATCCATTGGATATGTCGCTCCAG AATATGCGATGGGCAGCAAAATCTCAATGCAGGGAGATGTGTATAGCTATGGAATACTTTTGCTAGAGATGCTTACGAGAAAGAAACCTACAGATGACATGTTCAAGGATGGTTTAAATCTTCATAGATTTGTCAGCATGGCTTTTCCAGAAAGAATCATGGAGATTTTGGATCACCAGATCCTACAAGATGAATATGAAGAAGCTAATAACAACAGTAGAAATGAAACTGCTGCCAAGATGAGGATGAGAAGATGCATTACTTCAATATTTGGAATTGGGCTTTCATGCTCGAAGGAATCACCCAAAGAACGAATGGACATGCAAGATGTTGCCAATAAACTCAACACAATTAAAGACAGGTTATCGGTGGTTGAAATCTTTGAAGAGGGATAA